Below is a window of Oryza brachyantha chromosome 10, ObraRS2, whole genome shotgun sequence DNA.
TAGCTCTCCAAAATACCTAGCTAAAGTTGTACTAAATTGGTAGTTTTGACCTAACAGTTGCAGCtttctgaaatttactcaaaagATGAAGTCTGTGGTGCCATAGTGCTATACCAGTGCCAGCCCAACACATATGGGCTTGGGCTCCATGTAACACTTCCCTCTAAGCCTGAATAATTTTGGACCAAATAGGCCCAACTAGGCCCAACTCTCAAATCCCAAGCCCAACTGTCccttctgtaaaaaaaaaaatgttttctttactctctcaaaggaaaaaaaaatatgtggtcTTTGTTCGTCAAGAGTCCACCACGGTTGACAGTTCCACTCCTGCTGTCAGGACCTCGAGGTAACCACAGAGTCTGATCAGATCGATGGAGCGGGGCCAGATCCCCAGAGTGAAGCTGGGCACCCAGGGCCTCGAGGTAACCACCTGCAGCAAGCTAGCTCCGCCTCCGATCCTTCTGCGTTTTTTGGTGGCATGAATGGTTGGGGGGAAAAGACGCGATCTTTGGAGAGGAAtcaggccaaaaaaaaaaaagatgcgaTTTTGTTTGCTGCGCGCTAGCAACGGGAGAGGAGGATTGATGATcgctggttttttttttttttgggttacgATTGGTGGGTGTTGGAAGTTGGATGCTAATGGGGTTTCGATTGGGATGTGCGTGGTAGGTGTCCAAGCTTGGGTTCGGATGCATGGGCCTCACCGGAGTCTACAACGCGCCGGTCGCCGAGGAagacggcgtcgccgtcatCAGGCGCGCGTTCGACGCCGGCGTCACCTTCTTCGACACCGCCGATGCATACGGGCCGCACACCAACGAGGTCCTGCTGGGGAAGGTAGTAgagttttttctcttcttttttttgtgtgtggtgTGGAATTTGTGGCCAGTGGAACTCGAGGGGAAAGATGAGGGGATCTTTCTGTCGGCACAGTATTTGTGGATGATTATATAGGTAGCATTTGATTAACACAAATActactagtatatatttagAGGTCTAATGAATCATATTCTCGTTCTTAGGAGATGATATAGTATGATACTCTCATTTAGGCTGTGTACATCCAATTTGAGTGTAGAGGCCAggttttaatccattttttgtactcctataaaaaggagTAGCGGTGGCAGTGGGCCATGAATATGCCACCCATCCCATCAGCAACTCTCTAttgttttgaaagaaaaaaggatgACTATGGGACCAGACTTCCACATGTCAACCACCCCCACCAACTCTCTACTTTttgtggaaagaaaaaaaaagatatgggATTAATGGTCCTACATCTCAGTAACAAATGTATGCAACAATTAAGAGATGATGGTAATAATAGGTTAATGATGATTTTGTTTAATTAGAATCCCATTGCAACGGGCAGGCAATATGCTAGTTAAAAAAGTGATACTCCCATTTATCCAAAGAGCTCATTTTGGGCAGTTGAATGTTGTGCCTCGATGATAACATTCATCATATGCGTAGAGCTAGATGAaattgtataatattttttaattcttctAAAAAACTCATCTGAGTATtgtctttctctcttttgttttACGAGGGTGTTTTATCAACTTATCACAAGAAAATGTCACATTTGCTTTATTGATGTATTACCATATGTTTGTACCAACTTCTCTAtagaaacaaaagaatttgagcaattttcccatccttaaagaggtaccactgttttctatgtaaaatttggtacctcttggtaccttaaatactaaaatataccaaattttatatagaagacagtggtacctcatgatatcttctcaaggatggaaaaattGCTCATAGATTTTACTTGCAGTTAATACTTAGAATCAGGATTTCCAGTGCAAAAACTTGGTACTGctgttttaagttttaacaGTGCAGACTGCAGAAAGAGAACAGTTAAGTGTAGAATGCCCCATCCGCTGGTTATAACTGAATCATGATCCTAGTGCACATAAAGCCAGATTTTAGGACTGATTACCATTATGCCTTATCCGCTAGTTAGTGATGTTTCGGTTACCAATGTCCAAGGGCCATCAATGAGCCCCAATCTTATGCGAGCAGCAGCCCATCGTAGCAAGACAAGTGCCTCAATGACcatatagtttcatctataatttttgtttgaaaccAATGTGTCAGCTATGATGGAGACTCCATAGTCCCAAATCACCAATCTTGTTCCTCCTTGATATGTGAGTTGAAACTTTTCTCCCAGCAACTGTTGAATAATATGGATATATTGTGTTGACCAGGTACTGAAGCAGTTACCTCGTGAGAAGGTACAAGTGGCCACCAAGTTTGGCATTGCCGGATTTGACGCCAATGGCATGCTTGTGAAGGGAACTCCGGACTATGTGCGTGCATGCTGTGAAGCAAGCCTTGAGCGCCTTGCTGTTGACTACATTGATCTGTACTATCAGCATCGCATTGACCAGTCAGTGCCCATAGAGGAAACTGTGTGTATGAGAACATTTCTTTACAAACCTTGTACTGTGCCTTAAATTCCTTGCATCTTGACTGACTTCATCAGTGGGCAAATGTAGATGGGGGAACTAAAGAAGTTGGTTGAAGAAGGGAAAGTTAAATATGTTGGCTTATCTGAGGCGAGTGCTGATACCATTAGACGAGCACACGCAGTTCAGCCAATCACCGCAGTGCAGATGGAGTGGTCTCTATGGACCAGGGATATAGAGGAAGAAATAATCCCACTGTGCAGGTTCATGTACTCCCAAACTACAATATTACAACATTCATACTTTAGTTATAGGAAAGTCAAGTAGTTTTTCATTAGCACTTAAGTTATAGCTGGAATCTTGATTAAGCCATTAGATCTTAACGAATGCTTTTATGTGTCATTTTTAATGTTGTTTTTCCAAATAACACGTAtagggtgttttttttcttctggaaTTTATTAGATATGTTGAGATAGAGTTCGTTCTTACATTATATTATTAACTCCTATTTAAGATTGTGCATCATTTACATATTGTTCATTGAACCTTCACATTGTTTTGTCATGCCACTCATGTGAGGCATTATTTGTATTCAGGGAGCTTGGCATTGCAATTGTTCCATACAGCCCACTTGGCCGTGGCTTCTTTGCTGGCAGGGCAGCTGTACAGAGCATACCATCAGAGAGTTTACtggtaaaattaaattcacaCTACTATAGTGTTCTTATATACAGAAAGGTTTAGGCTTTGTCTTCTATTCTGCACTTGAATAAATCTTATGACTTGGTATCTCCTATGCCTCTTCGCAGTCTAAACATCCGAGATACAATGGAGAAAACTTAGAGAAGAATAAAGTTTTCTATACCCGACTTGAAGAGCTGGCCACCAAGTATGGCTGCTCCCCTGCTCAACTTGCCCTCTCCTGGGTTCTTCATCAAGGGGATGATGTTGCCCCAATCCCTGGTAATGTCTTAAGCATATTAGTATGCTATCAGAGACAGGAGTATTTTAGTGTTTTGGGTACTCATTGTCAGGCTTAACATGATCTTTTCCTGTCCAAGAAGAACATGGTTTCGTGCGTAAAATCACCTCTGGAAACTAGCTTCAGCTCTGatactgaatttttttaagcaaatTAACCAATTTGATAAACATGTCTCCGACTTGTGTGTTTTTGCTGGAAACATGGCCAGGTTTTTTGCAGTACCCAGTGTAGCAGTGTGGCCTAACATATCAAATTAGACTGATTTCGTCTGGGGAAGACCTATTTATATACAGGATGATCAATTCCTActaatttcattaaaaaataggcGTGTAGTTAGGACTTCCCTTAATTCTgtgtaatattttcttttgtttcatgtCTTGCTTTCTGAATGGACTACGATGGGAGGCAGATATTTACTTCAATTTTCCCTGCTTCATGTGAAGTTACATGCAAAGCTAGTGGGCtctgtaaaaaataattaactagAGTTAGACTACTGTATAGGAGATGCTTCCATCTACCTCCTAAATTAAAGCTAGCATTCTAGAAAATGCCGGAATCATACAGTGGGGGTGAAGTGATGCATATGAAGCTTTTCTTGTGTTTTGATGTCTAAAATGAAGATTAGTTTTGTCTATTTGTTAAACAGGCCAGGTTATTGCATTACCTGAATTTGGGATAGAGTAAATTGCTCGATTTCTCTTCagctgttctttttttcttctcttatttAAGCTGAAGAAATTGAACGGTAATATTGAAATTTCAGAAGCATGATTCATGTGCTAAAAGAGCAAGTCAACATGAGAAATTTCTTACACACTTGGCTAGCTAGGCGTGCCTGTTGGCCTTTGAAATTGTGGTTTCACCTGATATGTCCTTTATATGTAGGGTGTGAGTGAATTTGGACAATCTCCTGGTCATTTATGCAACTAGCTTAACCATCTTGACGTACAAATTTCAATTAggtccttgtgttctttatcCAAAATATATCTAGGTTTCTTGCCTCTTCCCTgtcattttatttcaaaaggAATTTATTCAATGAGATGGATGCTATCAGATTTGCAATCATTTTCACTAGCACAAGCTTGGCAGCTGTTTTCCACTTCAGAAAATACGGTGACCTGAAGAACAGATTCTCTAAAAGCATCCCTTTCTTTAGAATATATTCTTGCTATTGACTGGTTTGATTCCcttataaacttatattcGTGTTGTTAAGCTagcatgataaaaataatccTGTTAAAAGTGTTGTCTTCTTAGTTTATAATCCTGTTAAAAATAATCCTGTTAAAACTTATGGACATAGCTGGTACAGTGCGCAATCTAGTTAAAAATGTTGTCTTCTTAGTTTAAATTCCTGCATTCCATATATAGGAATTAATAACATCTAAGAAAGTGTTCTTTGAACTTAGGCACAACAAAAGTGAAGAACCTTGATGATAACATTGGTGCTGTAAAGATAAAGCTGAGCAAGGAGGACCTGAATGTAATATCATCTGCTGTCCCTGCTGGCGAGGTGGCTGGGTCCAGAGTTATTGGAGTACTGGAGCCTTATTCTTGGAGGGTTGCAAACACTCCACCTCCAAAGTCGTTGTAGATCTTCAGATGCAAATTCAAGATATACTTTCTGTGCTatgctttatttctttctataGCTCCATTGGAGATTCAAGGCTTAATTTGAACAAACCAAGTTTGTCCATGCCCAAGAAAAGATTGTATTTTTGGCAGCAGATGTTATTGGTGCTATGTGCAATGTATTGATTGATATAcgttatgaaaaataatatgtcaTATTTTGAAGTTAACCTATTTCCTATGCACTTAACTTTTATGCCATTTCGTATGTACAATCGTCTCTCTCTCAAAAGTGTCTTGTCACTTAAatcattaatcaattttaaagATCAAGTATCTGGCAGTTTTATTTAGTTCTTTTGATTTCATTACAAATGATTTAAAGTTCTTAACTAGCTGATAACATAGAAGCCCATGAAAACTGGGATGCTCAGCCTTACACTGGCACAAAATTTTACTGCCTTTTCACTGCCAAAGTGCTACATTTTACTCCCCAGCTTTGAACTTTTACCTTGCAGTACTCTCTCTTGCTGCTGAACATGTACCACTTCGAGTGGCATGGGATGTTGAAGGTGATTCCAATCTGTCTGCTACTTCTTTCTATGCCCTGGTTTGTAAATTGCAAAATATCTTCATCTTATAGTGCATATTGACACATGAATTCTGCTGAACTTTGCAGGTACAGCAAGGAACAGGACGACAATCAAAGTTGCCTAAGTAGGGCTAGCTGCACCGGTGGCCATGGTGTCCCTTTCAGGAGGAACCATGGGAGCAGCTAGCTGACCAGTTCTTTTGAATGGATCTCGAGGCAGGCATTGTCCTCGACTTGCGGCTGCCCATCACGCACTTCGATCGACCATCATCGGGGaacgcgcggcggccgcgggtcGATGATGGTGCTAGGCCTGGGATGCCCACCAAGAACATATGTATGTGCCCTCCACAGGTGAGAacctttggtttttttccttggACCACCACCCAGAATTTCTGCTGCTGCAAATGCCTGGACCAAAAACCTTGATGCAATTGAAAGCAATGCAGGTACGCATTGCATCACGCAGCAAGCATCCATATATATCAGTGTGGCCTGTGTATGGCTGgctatatgcatgcatgattattCGATGATTGATTGGGTTGCTAATGCTCATACTGTTCTGAATCCTCATCCAACCACGTACTGCAAATCTGCAGTATCTCTGCTGCAAGGTACGGTCTACGTTTCCTGAGCATGGTACACCACTCTGAAAACCTTTGCATCTGCACATACATTTCCAAGAAAGCTACCTACCTGTCCGTCCATGGATCATCTCATCATTTGTCACTCCATTGTCCGTTCTTGCCAGGGGCAAATATTTCTTGGACCGAGTACTGAAATGATATATCCATAAActgatttttatttgcttGCATGATGCATTATTCTACTAACACCTACTACAGTTATTGGTTCAATTATTCTTTGTATGCAGAAACAGATAGAGATACCTGCTTCCTTCCTAACCAACTCATCAGAATCAGGAACACAAAGAAACTGTCAGCAAGTAAAAGAGGGTTATGCTTTTTGTTAATGCCTGGATTGCAAAAGGCAAAGAGAGGGGAATAAAGAAGAGAAAGCAAAGGAAGAAAAGCCAACCGCAGAGAGAGCAGTGATCTTTTTGGAGGAGGCCAGGGGAGGCAATTGGTATACTCTTGTACTAATTCCCTGCATCTCTCACATGCACGTATATGTAGCTTTTCTTCAAAAGCCTGGTTAAGTATATGCAAAAAACCTGCTGTGCATCCGTTGGGATATAATCCCTAGGTTTATTCCATATGTACACACccatgcaaactttatatcCTTTATCCACATCTCATCAAGAATATTCTAGCATTAGGCTTTTGATCTTTTGCATGCCTACTGCCCCCTTCTTTTCCAAAGGCATTTGGATCCGTTCGAAATGGTAGCTGTATGTAGTATATATGCATCCAATCTTTACCTTATATTATAGTATTGCATTGTTATTAATGTTTGCTTCCGTTGAGAATTTACCTCTTCTTTTAGCAGAAAATTTGATACGTGCGTCCCCAGCAACACATCTATCCGATtctccatcctagaaatagagaataaagaataaaagttgagctccagcagaacatctatcacattatctatatttagatgcCATCCATATTAAGAGagataaactttatatttggatattctctctccatcctccaaagagatattgaggatgtcatatatagatgatctgttggagtacaaagagatatgaacgatgaaactgttttagatgatcatccaaatgaagatatagatgaccaaatttagatgagctattggggatgctctaacaaCTGAGGTATTAATAGACACTgaattttatactagaaaatactATGCCAGCCTCCCTTTATACCTCACGGTGTGGACCATAAAACTTCTTCCCGAGCTTCATTATATTTGAGTTTATTTGATAATTATACTAACCAGTGTAATTGACCACATAGGTATATATGCAGATGGCGACTTGACACTATACCAATAATGAACTCACTAATCAATCATTAGGAGTTAAAAAGAAGATGGGTGTGGGGGCATGAACATGATGCGCGTCAACGCACGGCAATAAAGAAGTTTGTACACATTTTTCACAGGTCCTTTTcatttcttcctctcctcatcTTTAATTTCTCAAACTATGTGCTGAGATCAATTCCTCTACCTAGGGATTGCACATGtatatatctctctctctccatggATGGTCCCGGCCGAGCTCTGAGTCCTATGTacgcatacatgcatgcatcatacTGTATGCACATGTGCAATGATCATCGTTCATGCATGCAATGTGCAAAACCATGCATGTAAATTTGCTAAACAATCCCATGAAAGATTTTCATGCATAGAGTAGTATAGAGATAAACAATACTACTACATCCAGCATACACAAAAGTACAGTGACAAGAAACAGCTGATCTGCAGGTGTCAATTTGTCATCACCATCTCAACAAATGCACAAAAATTACCAACATAAATTTGATCGATTTCATCCATACGAATGGATGAAGCTTTTTTGGCGTCCAGAGTCtcaaaagtcagaataatacCTAAGCGAAATTAagacaagaaagaaagatcaaGAAACCAACAACAGTGGAGGATGGGTGCATGACACATGCATGCGATGTGGCGCTGGAACTAGTTTTGATTTTTGCTTAGCAGTTTTTGGTGATTGTTGCAT
It encodes the following:
- the LOC102713401 gene encoding probable aldo-keto reductase 1, with the translated sequence MERGQIPRVKLGTQGLEVSKLGFGCMGLTGVYNAPVAEEDGVAVIRRAFDAGVTFFDTADAYGPHTNEVLLGKVLKQLPREKVQVATKFGIAGFDANGMLVKGTPDYVRACCEASLERLAVDYIDLYYQHRIDQSVPIEETMGELKKLVEEGKVKYVGLSEASADTIRRAHAVQPITAVQMEWSLWTRDIEEEIIPLCRELGIAIVPYSPLGRGFFAGRAAVQSIPSESLLSKHPRYNGENLEKNKVFYTRLEELATKYGCSPAQLALSWVLHQGDDVAPIPGTTKVKNLDDNIGAVKIKLSKEDLNVISSAVPAGEVAGSRVIGVLEPYSWRVANTPPPKSL